The genomic region TatagttcatccatccatccatccattttccaaaccgcttatcctactgggtcgcgggtggtccggagtttaatgggcacgaggctgggaacaacccaggatggggggccagcccatcgcagggcacactcacacaccattcactcgcacatgcacacctaaggccaatttagcaactccaattagcctcagcatgttttttggactgtggggggaaaccggagtacccggaggaaaccccacgacgacatggggagaacatgcaaactccacacacatgtgacccaggcagagattcgaacccgggtcccagaggcacccactgcaccaccatgggctaaccactgcaccaccatgccgccccggttCCGTATAgttcattttaaacttattttgatATTTAGTCATATGATCAGCCAATCAATCATTTGAATTCATTAAAACGAGTGCATGTATTAGCCCAGCAAAGTCCTAGTGGTAGACTCGAAAATACATCAGGGTATCGGATGATCGCTGTAAATTTTGCGGTGACTTTACGAAAGAGAATTACGTCAGAGCGGTTATGGTGTAATTCTGGACTGTCATAACTACTTGTTTAGCCCGAATACGtgcgaataaaaaaaaacacgaatTAAAGTTCCAGTTATAAGACTACTTGGTTATAAAGTCTACTGTTGCTCCTGAAACAAAGATTAAAGCGTGATGTTCAAAAATGGATAAATTAGCCTACCTCAGAGAAATTATTTCCAGCATAGCCAAGAGTCACAGTCAGCAAATGAAAACATTTGCTGGATCGCAGCGATCATCCAGTCTAATTCATATTACAAACCGACACAAATTCCAAAGAATTGCACTTTACTGTCAGCATCCAATGATGCAGTGTCCTGTGCTTTTACTTGTTTGTACTATGTCATATATACTTCTCTTAGCATGTACTGCCTATATTACACATTGTAGCTAGCTTAGTATTACCGACGTTCTTGAGCAACGTACGACTAAGGAGGTTCCGCATCTAGCCTTCTCCTGGCTCACCAAATGAACTTCTCTGCTAGAACAGAGCCACGCAATTATTTTCAGTGATTTTAGTGCACATCTTTATAGGTTATGGAACTAAGGTTAACGAGTTTTAAAACGGAGCTTGATGCAACCAACGCGGCTCATTGTGGAATTCCGTGTCAGCTCTTCGGCTACTGGAGCGTCAAGGTTTCTTGACAACTAGCTGAACAGGCACAGTCCCACTTTCAACTAGTAAATCACAATGCGACCCTTCATCCCTCCGGCCGATCAGCTGCTCCTGCCGGACTTGCACGTTGGTAGTGACAAGGGGTGTGGTTTACCGGAACAGGGTTGGAAATTGCGTAACGCATTTTAAATTGCGTACACGACGGAGCAACGCCTTCAGAAATCTTGCTTAGCTATTGGTCAGATTATAATGCCAGCCTCCTATAAAGTACCGCCCCTAATGCGGTCACTAAAAAAAAGTCTGGGTATTGgtaaatttatatagtataTTTCTGGCGTTAGTACATTAGGTGTATAGAGCTGATCATTGGTTAATTTAAGCACGGAAATGCATTTATGTAATATTGTGGGACTTAAATTTTGCTAAATAACCGGAATACGCCCTGGGATGTTCTATTACACTCGGGGAGTCTGTTAGCTAGTTGGCTAAATGGAGAGCGCGCGCTGGGCTTTCCGCTGCGGCTCGTGGACGCCGAGCTCGAGTCAATGGCTGTTCGCCGCTCGCTGCATTCAGCGCGAGGAGAAAGAGCGAATCGGGCGGTTCGTGTTCGCCAGAGACGCCAAGTTCGCTATGGTACGAGCGGGTTTCTGCCGCACACCTTTATATACGCGGAATGGCGCCGCTCTCACGTTTGTCTGTGGTTCTGGAAACACTTTGAACTTCTCGCTCCATCCCGTCATGTAAAATAATGAAATTCTCCCAGACCCAGTAGAGACCCGTTTTTTTTCCAATTCCATTTCAGGGAGTTCCTGAGCTTCGTGTCTTACCAGAATGAATACGCGTGTGTACTGTTATTAGCTCGCTATTTCTAAAGTTTCAGAAGTGCACAATTGCCATAAGTAAATTCCTCTTGGGCAGTGAATAGCGTGTGTGTCCTCACAGGCAGGCCGGCTGCTGATGAGAAAGCTAATCTCTGAGAAGATGGCTCTGCCCTGGAATGAGATTTGCCTTGAGAGGACGCCCAAAGGGAAGCCCTTCCTGGCCCGCCCTACCCCTCCCAGCGCCACCCGCAGCTACAGCTTTAACGTCTCACACCAGGGGGACTTCGCCGTCCTGGCTGCAGAGTGTGGGCTGCAGGTGGGCGTGGACGTAATGAAGACAGGCCGGCCAGGTAGACGCTCTCTGAAATCCGCCTTCTGCAGCGCATGGCTCAGGTGTCCGTCTCTCCTGTGGCCGGTTAAAGCATGCATGGAGTTCAGTGTCAGCCACTGATGGCATGTTTGTTTGTTCGGCCTCCTGTACGGTGACCTAGAGGGCGTTTTAgtaatgtcctttttagggtTGCAAATTTAAAGGTTTTTTTCTTAATCTACATTCGCTAATATTACTGAGCAGTTACTTGATTATTTACTGACCCCCCGGCACCCCCCATCCACACACAATATTACCGTTGAATGCATTCTTAAATAAAGGAATTGTAGAAGCCAATTATGTCGTAGCTGCCAGTAATGTAATAAGTTGTTACATTATTGGCCAGTTTTTACATTGAAAACATTAGTTTTTACTTTAAATTGATATTACATTATCAATGTCATTACGTTGGCAATGGATAATTATTATTGGCATATGACATTATTGGCTTATTGCATTATTCGTAGTTATTAAATTATAGGCCTGTACAAGGATTGtattgggggggaaaaaatacctttttaagcatattagcactaATCACTTTTGCGCCGGTACAGGCACCATTTGGCAATGTAGAGCCTACGGACAGCTTTAGATCAGCCTTAGACATTACAGTATAGGTCTAATCGCTGATATGGAAATGTGTGAGActttaaattttattaatttaatttggaACTCTTGATCGACTAAATCCTTAATGGCAAATAATCGATTGTCAGTTAATCATTAGCAACACTATTCCCGTTTCTCTGGCAGGTTGATGATGCTAATGTTAACGTTCACAGGAATGAGTTTTTGGGTTGATGGTGGCTGCATGAGAGATACTGGTGCCTTACATCTCCCGGGACTGGGATTCAAATCCCACGTGCTTGTGGAAAACAAGCAGAAACAATACAAATATATTTATGCGCTTTGCTCATGTTGTGTGTGTATTGTCTGTAACTGCTGCTGTAATACAGAAGTTTCCCTTTGTGGGATTATTGAAGTTCATCTTATCTTAAATTGATGCTACTACATTGCCCATAGTATGTGCATGTATGTCTGCCCTGGCATTGACTTGCAGCTTGCACTTGGTGACTGCCTGCCTTGTGCTTTCTGCAACGCTGTGGctagataagtggttggaagatcgaatttcttttttttggccTGCTtagccactaggtggcagtgttaCTCTAAATTCAAAGATTGCTGTTTATTCTGGCACTCTAGAACTGGAGTAACCTGCTAATTAGATCAAGTGTGTGATACATGAAGGGAAGTCAAGAATTAGTATTTGGTAGTAGTAGCAATATTTTTGTTCTTTTGTGTTCCAGGTAGTGGTTCTTTGCCACACTTCTTCCAAATCATGAGGAGACAGTTTACTGACCGTGAATGGGTGGTCATCCAGGGGGCGGGGTCAGAGTGGACACAACTGGATATGTTCTACAGACACTGGGTAACCATGGTGACCTCTGACCAGCACACATTGCCGCACACTCGCCACAAAATTCTACAGGATGTAATAGGTAATTGGGTGTCAAGGCTCCTGCTCCGGGTCACTGATGGCAAACGGGTCTAAGCAGAGGCGGCAGAGATGCTATTGTCAATTGTAAACCTCATGAAAAGCTTACAGGTGTTTCGCACTGGGAATAAGAATGATACTGGATGGCCCCTCAGGTCAGAAGGCACTCTGTAGCACTCTGATAGAGAAGCAGGGGTAGGCCTTCTGTTTTTGAAGCAGGCGAGTTAGTCTTTTGGGCGTCCAGTTGCCGATGTTGCCATGCAAGAGGAGTGATTCCTAAGCTTAAAGAAAGGCTCACTGTTGGGGCTTATGGTGTACTGGGTATGAATCACAGAGAGGTAGAGGTGCTGAAGCTGTAAATGGATCGCTTACAAGTATTAACAAATTTATATGGATGATGGATATCATTGATTGCTCCGGAAatgtacaacaaaaaaaataaggcTTTATTGATACCACACCAGGGGGAAATTTACTTGTTACTACAGCTTAAAATTATAGATGAATGCCAATAGAaggcaaatcagaaaatgcttttCAATAGGTAATAAGTGTGAAAAATCAGTGCACGCAAATTGCAGGTATTGCAAGTACATAGTGAAAAGAATAATTGCATGTATAACGACACAGATACGGATATTGCACCCTGTAGGATGTAAATACACAATATAAACGTCACACAAATGCAGtgaatatatacagtgtacaaTTGTATGTAGTGGACAGACAGTAGTAGAAATTGGTGCACTTCACTTGACTGGTTATGAAATCTGATGACCGATGGAATGAAGGACCACAGAATAATTGATAATCGTGCAAGTCTTATGATATACATTCGAAAGATGAGAGAAATCTTTATTAATATCATGACACCATACACAACATAAGAGCACAGTTTGAAGGGACCTAAATATGTAAACAATGTACTGtatacaaataaccaaatagcaGCCAGAGTCTACAACCTGGGATTGTACTGTATATGTGCTGAATGCTGGAATATGTAAACATAGGCCATGAGGTTAGGTGGTTCAGTGTGAGGAGACATGGGACATATCAGTTACGATAATGatctataataaaaataatagtaatattaaTAGTGCAATGATGTGGAAGGCTGGAGGTGCCTCTACCTTCcaggtgtatgtgtgagtgtccaCAGTGCAGTGCTGGTTACTTTTGTGGAATCTGACCACTGCAGGGACAAAAGATCTACGGACCCACTCTGTAGAGCAGCACAAGGGGAGGAACACAGCCTGTGTTCCCTTACTCTGCTTACTAATTACATATGCAGTACAACCCTACCTGTACACACTGGCTGGAAACAGGGAGATGATTAACCAGTAACATGAGCTGGTCTCTGCTCACGCCTTGTGTCTAGGCCCTGAAAGAGAGCTTTATTAAGGCTGTTGGAGTTGGTGTGGGGTTCAACCTGCAGAGGGTGGAGTTCCACATCTCGCCTGTGCGCATGCAGGAGGGCCAGGTGTATCGGGATACAAGGATGTGCCTGGATTCCGAGGAGGAAGATCCTGATTGGGTGTTTGAGGTGAGGGGGAGCTGAGGGGTGATCCTTGATGGAGAGGACAGCATAGTACAGTACATAGTAGTAAGTAGTAGTATGTTTTTTCGAACGGAGGTAAATGGCTGTGTTCCAGCTCTAGCC from Brienomyrus brachyistius isolate T26 unplaced genomic scaffold, BBRACH_0.4 scaffold369, whole genome shotgun sequence harbors:
- the LOC125728851 gene encoding L-aminoadipate-semialdehyde dehydrogenase-phosphopantetheinyl transferase-like isoform X2; translation: MESARWAFRCGSWTPSSSQWLFAARCIQREEKERIGRFVFARDAKFAMAGRLLMRKLISEKMALPWNEICLERTPKGKPFLARPTPPSATRSYSFNVSHQGDFAVLAAECGLQVGVDVMKTGRPGSGSLPHFFQIMRRQFTDREWVVIQGAGSEWTQLDMFYRHWALKESFIKAVGVGVGFNLQRVEFHISPVRMQEGQVYRDTRMCLDSEEEDPDWVFEESLLDQDHHVAVALGKMEHPAGVVAHGDDWSSKISPPQRFTLLTFDDLISGAVPLADEDAQYWEDFQKKYFRCPHVPSGCTIQPPGFVQTHNFPHFHSHLSRQR
- the LOC125728851 gene encoding L-aminoadipate-semialdehyde dehydrogenase-phosphopantetheinyl transferase-like isoform X1, whose amino-acid sequence is MESARWAFRCGSWTPSSSQWLFAARCIQREEKERIGRFVFARDAKFAMAGRLLMRKLISEKMALPWNEICLERTPKGKPFLARPTPPSATRSYSFNVSHQGDFAVLAAECGLQVGVDVMKTGRPGSGSLPHFFQIMRRQFTDREWVVIQGAGSEWTQLDMFYRHWALKESFIKAVGVGVGFNLQRVEFHISPVRMQEGQVYRDTRMCLDSEEEDPDWVFEESLLDQDHHVAVALGKMEHPAGVVAHGDDWSSKISPPQRFTLLTFDDLISGAVPLADEDAQYWEDFQKKYFRCPHVPSGCTIQPPGFVQTHNFPHFHSHLSRQRSCSRGPQSEQGCPDLLLPCRHLQLHLGTKAFTDQPRDIISPACPGSALPVGHAWNTSPGRCPGGILVRYPSHLSWLLSMQRSITADTAPICLSISRSLLSSLKTPRCLNSST
- the LOC125728851 gene encoding L-aminoadipate-semialdehyde dehydrogenase-phosphopantetheinyl transferase-like isoform X3, coding for MESARWAFRCGSWTPSSSQWLFAARCIQREEKERIGRFVFARDAKFAMAGRLLMRKLISEKMALPWNEICLERTPKGKPFLARPTPPSATRSYSFNVSHQGDFAVLAAECGLQVGVDVMKTGRPGSGSLPHFFQIMRRQFTDREWVVIQGAGSEWTQLDMFYRHWALKESFIKAVGVGVGFNLQRVEFHISPVRMQEGQVYRDTRMCLDSEEEDPDWVFEESLLDQDHHVAVALGKMEHPAGVVAHGDDWSSKISPPQRFTLLTFDDLISGAVPLADEDAQYWEDFQKKVDGPPQPAGPSH
- the LOC125728851 gene encoding L-aminoadipate-semialdehyde dehydrogenase-phosphopantetheinyl transferase-like isoform X4 — encoded protein: MESARWAFRCGSWTPSSSQWLFAARCIQREEKERIGRFVFARDAKFAMAGRLLMRKLISEKMALPWNEICLERTPKGKPFLARPTPPSATRSYSFNVSHQGDFAVLAAECGLQVGVDVMKTGRPGSGSLPHFFQIMRRQFTDREWVVIQGAGSEWTQLDMFYRHWALKESFIKAVGVGVGFNLQRVEFHISPVRMQEGQVYRDTRMCLDSEEEDPDWVFEESLLDQDHHVAVALGKMEHPAGVVAHGDDWSSKISPPQRFTLLTFDDLISGAVPLADEDAQYWEDFQKKVRAS